TGCTATCACTGAGGTTTTGAATGATAGTTTGGAAAATGTCTCCGAGTCCTTTGTGTCAAAAGCAGAAATGCAGAAGGTGATATAGTTTCAATTActgttattttaatttgtggGAACCGACTCTATGAATTAATGTAAAACTCACTTTCTCTTACTTGTGACTTGTGTGTTTGCAGATTGAAATGATTGAAGATTCAAATCTGTCAAAATTTAAATCTCAAGTAAAAAGTTCTCAGGTAACATCGACAGCTGTAATAGTTTGATCTTTCATACattagtgttttgtttttgagtagTACTGGTTCAGAACCTTGAAAAACGTTGTGGCTGTTTTGTGGGTTGATGTGCAAAAGTTTATAATACTCTGTAAAAAATCACTTTTTGAGTTATGCTGCGTTTAATAATCTCATATACAAAGTTGTGTTCTTTCTCTGAGTAGTGGAAATTATGTAGAAAGAAGGcctgtttagtttttttcttttccgaacTCTCTTTGTTGCATCCCATAGCACTTTTTCATGTCATGTTGTGTTCAAGTTTGTTTAGAATTATGTGGTTATATGTTGTGTTGTGTTAGTCTCATGAACCGTGTTAACTGGTTTTATGTTGTGTTGTGCGAGGTGTTCATGGAGTCGTGCAAGTGTACGACAGAGaagtaaaatatgttaaatatttatgtttttttcatgtAATATAAGTAATTAAGATAACTTTTTGAGAAATCTAACAAATGTGCCATGCACAGTGAAAAAGTTATCAAATCTGCCATATACGCTAAAGCCTTTCGAAATCTGCCATCTCGATGGCATTGGGTGTGGAGTCAAATTACCCAATTAACCTTCGactaaaatgttaaaaaaattaaaaactaactCCTTTGTAAACGTcgtctcgtcttcttctccggTTATCGCTTTTCCTCACTCGTTTCTTCTCCGGTAATTGCCTTTCCTCACTCCGTATACTCGTCGTAGCCGTCGGTCCTCGTAGCCACCGGTCCAAAATCTTCTGTCGTAGCCGCTGGTCCTCGTCACTGAATATCTCCTTTGTCACTTATTTCCGCCGGAAATCACTTCGCTAGAAGCGGCTATGAGTTTCTCTACTCTCTTGGCCGTCGTCGGAGggtactttttattattatttcccaccgttatatatttatagatataacgGATCTCTTTCAATTATAATTCACTTATAATCTTTCAATTATGTCACAGTCGTCGTCCAGGTTGTCCAACAGATGCCTCTGATTCCGTCGACAACACAGCCGAAGGAGACGAAGGGTAAGCATATTCAAAAAACATTACTCAATTCTAGTGGACCACAGCGGGCTAGGTTTTCATCATATTGTGGACCAGATCTGTCAATATCCTATATGTTGTCCATTATTAGGAATGTGGACGAGAATAATGCCTTTTAATTTTGTCCACCATAACATGTCTACCGTATACTTTGCTCCCTACATTGTTGTAGTCTATCGTCCTTTACATATTGTCTattacattttcatatatttctacCAGTCAATGTTGTCTattacattttcatatattacCTTACATATTGTCTATTACATTGTTGTCCCCCTTTTCACCAACTTTATTGTCCTTCGGTCACTGTTGTCTACCGCTATTGTACTAGATATTGTCTATTAAGTTGTCTATCACCAACGTTATTGTCTATAACGTTTTCGTATTAGATATTGTCTATTAAGAAGGCCAATGTTGTCCACCATCATTATTATCCTTCATAGAACTTTTACAATACGTCGTTTTAAGTACCTGTCTCTCTTTTAACAGGAATCTCAACCCCACACCGACACTCTTGCGGACTAATAACGAAACGTTGCCTCCTCGCCTATTCGCAGCTGATCGCTATCCTCAGAAAGGACGTATTAACTCTTACTCGAAACCAGAGTATCTCCTTGACATCGCTATCCTCAACCCATAGGCATTAACTAGACGTCTTGTCAATCGCTACTTAGGCCGCTCAACTACACTTTTAATCCCGCCAATTTGGAGGGTCTATTAGTAATTCATACCATTCACTAACTTATCTCCACATGGTTTATTGTCTACGATATATCTTGTCCATGGAATTATGTTTGGTAGACAACTTCAAATAAGATTACAAAAAGTCCACCACTTTTACACTTCGTCTATAATTATATTCGACACTTACTTTTCTCGATATTGTATCTTGTCTACATTGTATGTAGTCCACAGATTTATGTCCACCAAGTTAACACTTCgtctataattatatttgtcCATAATAGCTTTATTGATTCTCAGGAAATTATATTTGTCCACAGTTTTACACAAGTCCCGGCTGCCGCGTTAACTCGCTCTGCTTCTAACCACGCGCCCTCTTCAACTCGCTCATATTTTCTCCACGCGCCCGTCCCCTCTCATCGTGCCGTCGTCGAAATAATGTAATAAGGAGGATAATCTAGTAAAATTTATACTGCCATGTTTATTGAATATGGTAGATTTGAAAAGGTTTTTTGAATATGACACATTGCAAAACAATTACAGAAAATATGGCATAAATGGCAAAAATCCctaactttttcttgttttggattatttcataatttattaaaatgtgatatttaataaaaaaagttgttaaataaaaattattttaatggaAGGGTGATTTTGATAGGAGTTCTCTAGTGGAAAggtattttgtttaaaattgttaatgagttgttttgattagtttaatattaataatatgattagtttaattaagaGAATCTTGATCCAAGTTCTTGAGTGGAGTTGGTCTAACATCCCCCGATAAACTTGCCCTCAAATTGGTATAATAAGCACATGATTTTACTATATAGTTCTGAAAGCACAAACATGTTAAATACACACCACACACTATCTTTACCATTACTCTTTTAGACAAGCCACACGTTCAAATTCTAGAAGTGCAAAACCAACGTCTGGAGATCATGCAAATCGAGCTTGTCTTCATACCATCGCCGGGCGTTGGACATATCCGATCAACAACGGCGTTAGTGAAGCTTCTCGTAGACAGCGACGACCGCCTCTCCGTCACTCTCATCGTCATCCCTTCACAATTCTCTGGTCACGCTTCTTCCTCCGCCTACACTAACTCCGAANCACCAAGTTAACACTTCgtctataattatatttgtcCATAATAGCTTTATTGATTCTCAGGAAATTATATTTGTCCACAGTTTTACACAAGTCCCGGCTGCCGCGTTAACTCGCTCTGCTTCTAACCACGCGCCCTCTTCAACTCGCTCATATTTTCTCCACGCGCCCGTCCCCTCTCATCGTGCCGTCGTCGAAATAATGTAATAAGGAGGATAATCTAGTAAAATTTATACTGCCATGTTTATTGAATATGGTAGATTTGAAAAGGTTTTTTGAATATGACACATTGCAAAACAATTACAGAAAATATGGCATAAATGGCAAAAATCCctaactttttcttgttttggattatttcataatttattaaaatgtgatatttaataaaaaaagttgttaaataaaaattattttaatggaAGGGTGATTTTGATAGGAGTTCTCTAGTGGAAAggtattttgtttaaaattgttaatgagttgttttgattagtttaatattaataatatgattagtttaattaagaGAATCTTGATCCAAGTTCTTGAGTGGAGTTGGTCTAACATCCCCCGATAAACTTGCCCTCAAATTGGTATAATAAGCACATGATTTTACTATATAGTTCTGAAAGCACAAACATGTTAAATACACACCACACACTATCTTTACCATTACTCTTTTAGACAAGCCACACGTTCAAATTCTAGAAGTGCAAAACCAACGTCTGGAGATCATGCAAATCGAGCTTGTCTTCATACCATCGCCGGGCGTTGGACATATCCGATCAACAACGGCGTTAGTGAAGCTTCTCGTAGACAGCGACGACCGCCTCTCCGTCACTCTCATCGTCATCCCTTCACAATTCTCTGGTCACGCTTCTTCCTCCGCCTACACTAACTCCGAAGACCGTCTCCGCTACTGCCTCCTCCCCACCGTTGATCAAGATCCCAACCAAACGTACTTATCTTACATCGAGAGCAAGAAACCATACGTAAGAGCCGCCGTGTCCAAACTTGCCCGGGAGGTCTCGACACGTCCAGACTCGCGGCTCGCTGGGATTGTAGTGGACATGTTCTGCATGTCGATGTTAGACGTCGCCGACGAGTTTACCCTCCCGACCTATATCTTCTACACATCGAACGCTTCATATCTCGGGCTACAGTTCCATGTTCAATCTCTTTACGACAAAAAAGAACTTGATGTAAGTGAGCTGATGAGAGACTCTAACATAAAGTTTGACGTTCCAACTCTGACTCGGCCATTTTTGGCAAAGTGTTTGCCTTCCACTATGCTAAACAAGAAACTGTTTCCTTTCGCTTTGGGTCGATATAGAAGTTATAGAAAAACGAAGGGTATATTGGTGAATTCAGTGGCTGAGATGGAACCTCTGGCGTTAGAGTTCTTTTCCGGCGAGAATACGAATACTCCTCCGGTCTACGCGGTTGGACCCATTATGGACTTCAAAACCAACGGCGACGATGAGAAGACAAAGGAGATTCTGAGTTGGTTAAGAGAGCAACCGACTAAATCTGTAGTGTTCCTCTGCTTCGGGAGCATGGGAGgtttcaatgaagaacaaacaCGAGAAATAGCCGTGGCGCTAGAGCGGAGCGGGCATAGGTTCTTGTGGTCGCTCCGTCGGGCTTCTCCGTTGGTGGAAGACATTATTAGTTCTCCTCCCGGAGAATTCACGAACTTGGAGGAGGTTCTTCCAAAAGGTTTCTTGGATCGGACGGTGGAGATTGGAAAGATCATAAGCTGGGCACCACAAGTAGATGTGTTGAAGAGTCCTGCGATAGGAGCGTTCGTAACacattgtggatggaactcgaTTCTTGAGAGTCTATGGTTCGGTGTTCCGATGGCGGCGTGGCCTATCTTTGCGGAACAACAGTTTAACGCGTTTCATATGGTGGAGGAGCTTGGTTTAGCGGCGGATGTGAGGAAAGAGTATCGGAGAGATTTTGTGGTAGGGGTGTCAGAGATTGTGACGgcagaagagattgagagagggATCAAGTGTGCCATGGAGGAGGATAGCAAGATGAGAAAGAGGGTGATGGAGATGAAGGATAAACTCCACGTGGCGTTGTTGGACGGTGGATCTTCGAACTGTGCTTTAAAGAAGTTTGTTCAAGACGTGGTCGAAAATGTTCCATAGGAACGTGGTCCTATTAAAAGTCTTTATGATGAAATAATTGAAGACCACAAAAGTGACATAATCTGAAAGTCAATGTACAATAAATTCAGTTTATGTCCCATTTATCtcttactccctctgtttcacaaagagtgtcgtTTTGACataatgcacacaaattaagaaaattgtttaaatttctgttttaccctttataaatacactaaagttttttctctttctaattaataagctCAAATAATAAGGATAAAAAAGAGATTTAAGCTTAAAATTTGCATTGGAAACATAAAATGACAGTCTTTTTGTAACAAGAaaaagtgtcaaaatgacacttattgtgaaacagagagagtatcGAAGTATCCTATCTAACAGTGAACGAACTTCAATCTTTCAATATACGATTTTATGTCATAAGTTATTTCAAAAACTACAAAGTCGGGGCTATGTAGGGATTCTGTTCACGACTTGAAAAGAGCTTTAGTTGGGAACTGAATCTTGAACCCAGCTTAACGTTCAATGCTGACATCAAcccacaagaaaagaaaaaacaattatattaaatcatgatTTCTTAGACGtaataattcataaatttaaacaGTGTTATGGAAGGCTACGCTTGCTTCTATCACGGACCAATCTATAATTTTCAAGAATTAGATGtgaattatttgtttgttactaTATTCGCATCAGTAATCAAGAAGGTGGTAGAGTGGGAGTAGGTTTTTGGGATTGGTCATTATGTGGACATAAAACAAAGTCGTGTCTTGTCCTTTATCACCCCACCACAAGCTTCATATTTCTAGAACcaatcatataataaaatatatgctAAAATGTAAATGAAGCAAACAGGTATTTCCCTAAATGtatgataagaaaattaagaccttatttctgccaaaaaaaaaaaaacatcgtaAAGCTTCTTTAGAagcaaaaatttatttaaagcaaatttttaaataatcaatttatataATGCTCACAGACTAATTTAGGCTCAACATTGAAGATAAAGATTGTATGGTTgcacaaaagttaaaaaaaaagaagaagaaagattcgTTTGTCTCAGATCCACTACAACGTGTAATGTATGCACATGAGGAGTCTTATCGCTTCACTGTAACGCCTTCAAAAACCACTTTCGTTTGTTAGAAAAAATCGATTAGATTGATAAATTATTTCTCGAAATGAAAATGGAGCTCATCTTCATACCATCACCTGGTGAAGGACACATCCGGCCACTAGTGGAAGTGGCTAAGCTTCTTGTCGACCGCGATGATCATCTCTCCATCACCATCCTCATCATCCCTCAGATGCTTGGCTTCAGTAGCGGCTCTGCCTCTtacatctcttctctctcctccgCGTCTGAGGACCGCCTTCGCTATCACGTTCTCTCCGTAGCCGATCAACCAAACTCCGATGATTCCAAACCAAATTTTCTCGCCTACATCGATAGCTTCGGGCCAGAGGTGATAGCCACCTCAAAAAAACTTATTGACCCCGCTCAACTTGCTGGATTCGTGGTGGATATGTTCTGCACGAGTATGATTGATGCCGCGAACGAGTTAGGCGTTCCGAGTTACATGTTCTTCACTTCCAACGCCACGTTTCTTGGATTGCAAGTTCATATTCAGTACCTTAACGACGTTAAGAACTATGACGTCAGTGATTTGAAGGACTCGGACACCACTGAGTTAGAGATCCCAACTTTGACTCGTCCTTTACCGGTTAAGTGTTTCCCCTCCGTGATGCTCAACAAAGAGTggttacataaaatatttagCCAAACCAGAAGATTCAAAGACACTAAGGGAATTTTGGTAAATACGTTCGCAGAGCTTGAGCCTAAAGCTATGAAGTATTTCTCCGGTGGAGATCATTCTCTTCCTCCGGTGTACACAGTTGGACCGGTTATGAATCTTAAAATCAACAGTCCAACTTCCGCAGATGATAAGCAATCGGAGATCTTACAGTGGCTCGACGAGCAGCCATGTAAATCTGTTGTGTTCCTCTGTTTTGGAAGCATGGGTAGTTTCCGTGAGGACCAAGCTAGGGAAATCGCAATCGCGCTTGAGCGAAGTGGTCACCGATTTGTCTGGTCTCTTCGTCGTGCTCAGCCACCGGGAACAATGGGACCTCCCGAAGAATTCACGAATCTTGAGGAGATTCTCCCGGAGGGATTCTTAGAACGCACGGCAGAGATAGGTAAGATTATAGGTTGGGCACCACAGAGCGCCATACTTGCAAAACCTGCGGTCGGAGGATTCGTGTCGcactgtggatggaactcgacACTAGAGAGTCTTTGGTTCGGAATTCCAATAGCCACGTGGCCTCTTTACGCTGAGCAACAAGTTAACGCGTTCGAGATGGTTGATGAGTTAGGTCTAGCTGTGGAGATCCGAAATAGTTTCCGGTTGGGTTTTATGGCGGTGGAGTCGGAGTTGATGACGGCGGAGGAGATAGAGAGCGGAATCAATTGTTTGATGGAGCAGGATAGTGACGTGAGGAATAGAGTGAAGGAGATTAGTGAGAAGAGCCACGTTGCATTAATGGACGGTGGATCTTCGCATGTTGCTCTTCTAAAGTTCATTCAAGACGTCACTAAGAATATCTCTTGAATCTTTACAGAATATTATCCTATCTCCATGATTCATTGGCTATGGTTAAGTTACCCATTTCGTCAAGTAAAAATCTTAAGTAACGCTAGTGTTTTTGTCTCTTATAAAAACGTA
The Camelina sativa cultivar DH55 chromosome 15, Cs, whole genome shotgun sequence DNA segment above includes these coding regions:
- the LOC104746611 gene encoding UDP-glycosyltransferase 71B1-like; protein product: MQIELVFIPSPGVGHIRSTTALVKLLVDSDDRLSVTLIVIPSQFSGHASSSAYTNSEDRLRYCLLPTVDQDPNQTYLSYIESKKPYVRAAVSKLAREVSTRPDSRLAGIVVDMFCMSMLDVADEFTLPTYIFYTSNASYLGLQFHVQSLYDKKELDVSELMRDSNIKFDVPTLTRPFLAKCLPSTMLNKKLFPFALGRYRSYRKTKGILVNSVAEMEPLALEFFSGENTNTPPVYAVGPIMDFKTNGDDEKTKEILSWLREQPTKSVVFLCFGSMGGFNEEQTREIAVALERSGHRFLWSLRRASPLVEDIISSPPGEFTNLEEVLPKGFLDRTVEIGKIISWAPQVDVLKSPAIGAFVTHCGWNSILESLWFGVPMAAWPIFAEQQFNAFHMVEELGLAADVRKEYRRDFVVGVSEIVTAEEIERGIKCAMEEDSKMRKRVMEMKDKLHVALLDGGSSNCALKKFVQDVVENVP
- the LOC104746612 gene encoding UDP-glycosyltransferase 71B2-like, with product MKMELIFIPSPGEGHIRPLVEVAKLLVDRDDHLSITILIIPQMLGFSSGSASYISSLSSASEDRLRYHVLSVADQPNSDDSKPNFLAYIDSFGPEVIATSKKLIDPAQLAGFVVDMFCTSMIDAANELGVPSYMFFTSNATFLGLQVHIQYLNDVKNYDVSDLKDSDTTELEIPTLTRPLPVKCFPSVMLNKEWLHKIFSQTRRFKDTKGILVNTFAELEPKAMKYFSGGDHSLPPVYTVGPVMNLKINSPTSADDKQSEILQWLDEQPCKSVVFLCFGSMGSFREDQAREIAIALERSGHRFVWSLRRAQPPGTMGPPEEFTNLEEILPEGFLERTAEIGKIIGWAPQSAILAKPAVGGFVSHCGWNSTLESLWFGIPIATWPLYAEQQVNAFEMVDELGLAVEIRNSFRLGFMAVESELMTAEEIESGINCLMEQDSDVRNRVKEISEKSHVALMDGGSSHVALLKFIQDVTKNIS